One Anopheles marshallii chromosome 3, idAnoMarsDA_429_01, whole genome shotgun sequence genomic region harbors:
- the LOC128711963 gene encoding ras-related protein Rab-9B: MTNMRPPSKNILLKVVILGDGNVGKSCLMNRFVSNYFDANSFHTIGVEFLNKDIQVDQERYTLQIWDTAGQERFRALRTPFYRGTDICLLTYAINDRVSFRALASWRDEFLRYYDVNPDHFPFVVVGTKNDLPPTEREVSPEEVSQWCQEHHVTSYIETSAKTSENVATAFALAVQQWRKLERSTERELRAQGQDTIDLMKSVNLTANRNRFCCAGLGRPTTATMQDDDDYPN, from the exons ATGACGAACATGAGACCGCCGAGTAAAAACATTCTGCTTAAAGTAGTCATTCTAG GCGACGGGAATGTTGGCAAAAGCTGCCTAATGAATCGCTTCGTCTCGAACTACTTCGATGCAAACAGCTTTCATACGATCGGTGTGGAATTTCTGAACAAAGACATACAGGTGGATCAGGAACGGTATACCCTGCAG aTCTGGGACACAGCCGGCCAGGAGCGGTTTCGTGCGCTACGAACACCGTTTTACCGCGGTACCGATATATGCCTGCTTACGTACGCCATTAACGATCGGGTCAGCTTCCGTGCGCTAGCCAGCTGGCGCGATGAGTTCCTTCGATACTACGATGTCAATCCGGACCACTTTCCGTTTGTGGTCGTGGGCACAAAGAACGATTTGCCACCGACCGAACGGGAAGTTTCACCCGAAGAAGTATCCCAGTGGTGCCAGGAGCATCATGTGACCTCATACATAGAAACGTCTGCCAAAACGTCGGAAAACGTTGCGACCGCTTTTGCGCTGGCGGTACAACAGTGGCGAAAGCTCGAACGATCTACCGAGCGGGAGTTACGTGCCCAGGGCCAAGATACGATCGATTTGATGAAGAGTGTTAATCTGACTGCCAATCGTAATCGGTTCTGTTGTGCTGGGCTTGGGCGTCCAACGACGGCAACGATGcaggacgatgatgattaCCCGAACTGA
- the LOC128714198 gene encoding CLIP domain-containing serine protease B15-like: MLVARYTMRWLVCSIVSLSLVLVAVGESLNSGDVCKTPSGTGGICESVKNCSYVRKIVQSQDFSHYDTEYLESLQCGEMEVPMRKKPIPLVCCPKFGNLPTCGAQQLADRIYFGEETQRGEHPWAALLFYNVGRNRIVPNCGGALVTQRYVITAAHCIVDKPKWKLLYVRFNEFNTSSPENCTTLDDSDEVICRADYEVESITPHPEYDMHINSRPNDICILRLASDVTFNDYVRPICLPFDLDIQNLPVTNETFTVTGWGETEERIPSSVQKHVDLPGLDNEQCNSVYAVANVTLTDKQLCIGGLNGSDSCRGDSGGPLMREAGGGWFLVGVVSFGARNCGSYNLPGVYTNVAKYLDWMETVMFVQQYL; the protein is encoded by the exons ATGTTAGTTGCACGGTACACAATGAGGTGGTTAGTCTGTTCGATCGTGTCTTTGTCCCTGGTGCTAGTAGCGGTCGGCGAGTCGTTGAACAGTGGCGATGTGTGCAAAACACCGTCCGGTACGGGTGGCATCTGTGAGTCGGTGAAAAACTGTTCGTACGTGAGAAAGATCGTGCAAAGTCAGGACTTTTCGCACTACGATACAGAATATCTGGAATCGCTGCAATGCGGTGAAATGGAGGTTCCGATGCGGAAGAAACCTATTCCATTG GTATGTTGTCCAAAGTTCGGCAATTTACCGACGTGTGGTGCACAGCAACTAGCCGATCGGATCTATTTCGGCGAGGAAACGCAACGAGGCGAACATCCGTGGGCTGCCCTCTTGTTCTACAATGTTGGAAGAAATCGCATCGTGCCTAACTGTGGTGGTGCGCTCGTTACCCAGCGATATGTGATAACGGCGGCACACTGCATCGTagacaaaccaaaatggaAGCT ACTTTACGTGCGTTTCAACGAGTTCAACACGAGCAGCCCGGAAAACTGTACCACTTTGGACGATTCTGATGAAGTCATCTGCCGGGCGGACTACGAGGTGGAGTCAATTACACCGCACCCCGAGTACGACATGCACATCAATTCGCGTCCCAACGATATCTGCATCCTGCGACTCGCTTCCGACGTCACGTTTAACGACTATGTACGTCCCATCTGCTTACCCTTCGATCTCGACATCCAAAATCTTCCGGTTACGAATGAAACGTTCACCGTTACCGGTTGGGGAGAAACAGAGGAGA GAATACCCAGCAGTGTACAGAAACACGTAGATTTGCCCGGGTTAGACAATGAGCAGTGCAACTCGGTGTACGCCGTGGCAAACGTCACCCTCACGGACAAGCAGTTGTGCATCGGTGGCTTGAATGGTTCTGATTCTTGCCGGGGAGATTCCGGTGGACCACTGATGCGTGAggcgggtggtggttggtttcTTGTAGGGGTCGTTAGTTTTGGTGCACGAAATTGTGGATCGTACAATTTGCCCGGAGTGTACACAAATGTCGCGAAATATTTGGACTGGATGGAAACAGTTATGTTCGTTCAGCAATACTTGTAA